The stretch of DNA GACAGGAATGAGATTCTTGCTCTGTTTTTGCCTCGATTTCAGTTTTGACCGCTTGTATTCCAGTAGGTTCAAATGGTGACCCCCAGATTCTTGCTGCCAAAGATGAATATCTGTAAGGAGCAGATCTGCATCTAGTCAAGATTAGTGCAGGGTGGGCAAAAAACGAAATCTTCTTTACTTTCTCGAATCCCAACTCCAAGGCTTTCACACTTTACACCGTCAACCTCACTCTCGCTCCTACAACTATTGTTACCACTTTTATCAGTGGAAGCACCATTCTCATTCTTTTGCCATTTCTGATTGGAATTAGTCTTGAAAGAATCCTCTCTTGCATCCACTTTCTTGCAATACCCAGACTTACAGAACAAAAACCAGCTGCCAAATCTTGAACTAACTTCGCTGCAAGATAAGGTTTCCTTGTGCCGCCACCAGGAACGGTGGCTTGCGGTGGTCTTGGCCTTCGCATTGGCGGCGGAGCGGCGAGCAGAAACTTGGCCAAAACAAGTTACTTTAGGAGAAGATGGCTCTTGTGTAGTTTCAATCACACCAACCGCGTTCTTTTTGCCTATTAGCATCGGGTTTGTACGTGGCCTGACGCTGCTTCTACTTCTTAAATCGCTTTTCAAGAACCTCATCAATGGCGGAGGAAAGTTTTCCGCCCCCGCCCTGCTTGGACTCGAGACTGCCATCGACAAAGGTTTCATCTTTACACTaaaaatgcatggaattcacaGAAATCTGCAGTTTCCAATGCATAGAATTGATTCTTGGGTTTGCCTTACTATGCCTATGTATTGTGTTTTATGCGTGTGCCATCCGTGGTTTGTTCTGGTGTGGGACTGTGGGAGGAGGGGATTGAGATTGAAGGGGTAGGCTTTTTCTTGCATTTTAGTTTTTGttactttgttaattttttatatatgacGTTAATGACGCCTCATAGTCAGTGTCGAATAAACTAATATAAATACACAGACCTAAAAAAAAGGTGatccaaatattttttaaataaatgattcgaTTTTAAATTAGTctatattcaataaaatattatgtaataaataattttatgttaAACTTCAAAATTAATTCATAGCTAAAAAATTGGTTTAGATGTTTCACCTAGAAAATTATATATGCTTCCTGTCATTTTTTGTGCTATTACAGTCCAGTTTGGTTACGTTTGTAGTAGTCTTTATTTGTATCATTTATAACAGATAATCATACATTTGCATCAAAAAAAATTCTCCAATACTAATGCAGTACTTCCATTGCCAAAAAGCTTTCCATACGATAAATTTACGTTGTTAAAAAACATTATGATATTTGCAAAAATTTCACGCCAAAAATTCTTCCAGGATTGTCTCCTCAATGTGATTTTTCAAAGAATTGGCTTTCATTTCCCGTCCTCTTAAATCTCGACAAGCAACAATAAGACATGAATAcattttttaaggaaaaacaaAGTGTTCATGCTGTATCAACTCTCCAACCAACAAACCCCACATCAAAACGAAAGAGTCACGCTACAGAGAATGAGAAAACTACAACACAAAAAGAGCCTCTGAACATGTCAGTCTAATTTGTTATTGCTACCATTTTTGAAAGCAAGCAAAGGGAAAAGGAGATGGGATACTTGAATACATGATTCTCGAAACAACGCTAAttacaatttaaaattttgaacctCCATCCCAACTTATGGGCATCAGCCATTATGGCGAACTTAGCTATGTGAACAGTAGTTGATGGTGTCTTTATGCAAATATAAACAGATTgaacacatttttttttaattaaaatggaAATCATCGAGAAGTCTTCCTAATATTGAATGTATTTCCATGCAATTTTTTTGTTTCAGGGCCAACACATCAATCCAAGCGCTAGCTTGTGACTTGTAAGACGTCTGTTTCGTAGCGTCTCTTGCATTTTCGTTTTCAAACTTGAGCACAATTGAAATATCCTCACATAAAACAAGCGGCACCAAGAAACACCTGCGCTACGGAAAGGTACCCCAAATAAACCCTCGAATACAAGGTTAGTGTCGCCAAAGGTTACAGCACAAGGAAAAAAACATGCGCTACGAATGGCTCCTGCTGAACTGATTTCTTCGTCAATTGATTTTCAAATCAAGAGGGCAAAGCAAAAAACATGCTTGAAGCTCGCGGCAGAAGATGAAATGGGAAACAAAACCAGGGACTTTGATGAAGACGGGGGTTAGAGAAATCCGTGCCAAGAAGTGGCCTCATCGATCCATCCTTAGATATCTACATGGGTTAGGGATACTACTTTCAATGGTGGTTTAGGCTTTTGTGGGAATTGTAGCACATTTATCGGGATGGACGAGAAAGACTAAAGGTCGGATCTTGGTGCCGGGTGAGATCAAACAGCTAGCTTTTTTAGTGTCGGGCAGAGGAAACACCTGGCTGACTCTGTTATTTTTGGTAAAATCGTCAATACTAGAAAGCAATGAAACACGACTTTAGTTAAAAATTTACATAAAAGCGGGTTTGAACCACTGGGCTTCAGCTCTCCCTTCCCCCCCAAACCCAAAACCCTAACCAAGCAATCCCTTCAAAATTTTCCGTAGCATTTCTCAGAGTTTTTGCCTACTCCACAGTTTCTTCTCGCCATGAATCTCTTAACTAGAGCAAAAGCATCGTCTTATCTTTATATTCCTTCTCCTTCACCAAGAAAGTCTCTCTTTTTCACCAACATTATTACTTCCATTCAACAATCCAATCTCTATTCCACCAACACTGCTGATAGCACCCAGAAAACACAGCAATCTAGCAAGCCTAAAACGCAGAAAACTTCTGAACCAGCGTCGAGTTTTTCCCAGAGAGTCAAGAAACAAGTGGAGGAGCTAACTCTCTGGGCTCGGCCGAGAGATATTCCATACCAAGCAAAGGTTGCGAATTTGGTTAATATAATTGGTCGTGTGAAGATTCCTGTGAAGTTCGAGTCCTCTTCTGATGGAAAACACTGGGCTGCTACGGTCATTTCGCAAGATAAGAACTCTTTGTTGATTCCTGTTGTGTTTGAGGGTGATTTGGCTCATGTTGTGGCTCGTCATGTGAAGGAGAATGATTGTGTTTTTGTTTCTGGACAGCTGAGTGTGGATCCAATGCGATTGGTGTTGAGCGAGAGTCTTGGGAAGTTCCATGTTGTGGCAGAAAATCTCAACTTTGTGGAGGGGTTGAAAATGACTATTTCGAATCATGCGAGGAAGAACAAAGAAGTCTCAACTTCTGATGTAGAAATTGATAAGCCTTTTAGTCCCGAGGCTAAAAAGTTAGAGGTGTACATTTCTTCTGAAAGTGGTGATGATGGGGGTGATAGTGACGCGTCTCTAAATTCGGGGTGGAGGGACTCGTTGGAACACTCGAAGATGAAGAGTTTGGGGTGGAAAAATGAACGGGGTTCTGGGAAATATGCTCAGGATTTTGTTAAACCACCAGTTTTTGATGATTCCGAGGCAGCAACACCCGTTCAATATTTGCAAGGTGGAAAGAAAGGCGAAATGGTCTTCAAAGCTAATTCTAAACTGGATACAGGAAAGGAGATGAGTGGAGAGACTGCTAGCAAACATAAAGATGGGGATTCTTGGAGGGATCTTGTTATAAATCCCTTGCAGTGGTGGGATTATCGTGGGCACAAATCTAATGGATTGGTTAAAGAAAAATTCCCAGATTTTAAACATAAGGCAACTGGTGAGAGTCTTTGGATCAATGGGGCTCCAGAATGGGTGTTGGCTGGACTTGGAAAATTGGAGTTTGATGTGAAACCTGTCTATGCTAAGAAACAACCAGCAGGTCCAACGTCTGATGAAAGAAAAAGGGAGGAAAGGGGGGATGATTCTTGGAAGAACTTGGTGGAGAATCCAGATAAATGGTGGGATAACCGATCAAACAAGAAGAATCCAAAAGCTCCTGACTTCAAGCACAAAGAGACGGGAGAAGTGTTGTGGTTAAACAGGACACCAGATTGGGCATTGTCAAGGTTACCACCATTGTGAGATGGCCAAATTTCTCGAAGCTTCTGAAGAAAAGTCCGACCAATTAACGAGCCATTTTCTGCTATTGAAGTTAGGTAAATCATTTTGACGCACTGTGAATCTCCCGTGTTGGCTATTTGAACTTTGGCTGgaaaatgaaaatatgaaagAATGATGGCTTTTAAATTTTCAACTTCCTTGTGCCTTCATTTCTCTGGTAATGTCTGCTGCTGTAAAAGTTATCTGGTGCTAAGTTCTTGTGCATATTGTGCGGATTTTTCGTCCGAGCTATGACAACTCTCCTTTGTTTTACTAGGAATTGGTTGAATCATGTTAAGATTTGCTTTTGTTGTTGCTGAATGGATCATCATCACATGCAAAAACTATACTTGGATTCTTTTTTGATTATGCATCAGCTCCATCTCCCTTGGAAACTCAAGAAAGTTTAAGCAATTTATAAGATTTGAAATGGTTTCAAACTTAAGTAAAACGAGCTCACAGGCATTTAGAGGCGCAACAGGGTAAAAGCGTTGGAAATTCTTGTGATCCCAGGAGAAATGCACAGACTTCGTAAATTCCAAACAGAGAAACAATATAATTTTATGAGTAATATGTTGACAGATTCAAGTTTTGCCCACTGAAAATCTGAGTAATGCTCTGGCACATGAATCTTAATAGTTTCTTTACTTGCATATATTAGGAGTATTTCTTTCCGTGGACCTCCTATATTTTCAGGAATTCATcttatggataaaacattttTTAAGGTAGTGTtcgtaatattttaaaaaatacatttttaaaaaaacactcCCTGAGAatagcatagataaagtcaggTATAACATATCGATTTTTGTTTGCAATAGTagctaaaaattatttttcatctttcaaaagaattttttttaaaaaaaagccaATTCATAAGACACAAAAGTGGAGCTACTTTCAAACGCAATTCATATGGTTCATAAGATTTAACTCATTTTGTTTCTTGTATTCTTTACGGGATTGGTGAGCAGTCGAGATCTTTCGATAAAATGGTGTTTCATGCATGAAGATGACACTTTGAACATGATTTTCTAGATGAGGATAATTTGTTTACATATGCATAACAAAGCATGATGGCCATCAATTACAGTTCACAAGATGGCATTAAAAGTAGATATTGTGAAATAACATCGAACAGTCAATTTCATGTTATTGATTTTTGCAAGAATCATTAGTACTTATCGTACCCTAAGGAATAATCCAGCTGACTTCAATTATTAGCTGTTGTGTTCGACCGAAGGCAATAGAAAAGCTGTTATGTCTGCATCCATGACGGCAGATTCCTTAGATGCATGAACTAATTCATTATCACAGAAACCATTCTTGGGAGCAAATGGGGATCTGGGAACTGCAGGACTCAGTGGCAGTTTTAGGTGAGATTGAAGCATAATCCGATATTTCCTTTAAAATTTCAGCCATTGAGCTAGGTATATAGGGATTTACATCTAGAGTAAGTCCTTTTAACATCTCTCCTGGATCTTTAGCATGATGATTTTCCTTGTCACCAATATTGCAAGTTTGATGTGGTTTATTCTCGGGGTGATTCTGCTCGACCCTTACACCTTCACCCACTCTCCAACCAATACAACCTGAAGGATTGATACCTTCAACTAGAGGGATTTTGACACCCTCaaattccatatttttattcgCATTGAAGCCAGTTTCATTATTCAAGCCAGCTAAATTCCCATTGACAACTGCACCTGAACCTGCACCAGCATCAACAGCTTGTTTCTGTGCTTCCGAGCAACTTTCACCCGTTTTATAATCTTTACCTTTAATAGACCAGATAGGAGAATCTTTTTCATCCGTCAGAACACAAGTATGGAAGGATGTTGTAATCACGGCTTTTGGAGAATTAGGCTTAATATTTGCCCCAGCACTAACTGTTCTAGCTGTTGAAGTCTTGTAACTTTTCAGCTTGATGTTTGAGCCTCGATTTGGACTGCAGGCAGCAGATCCGCTCTTGGGAATCACAGTATGCAAGCTAGATGGAGATTGCAATGTTCTTTTAGGGGTACAAACTGATGATTTCACCTGCAAAGGGAAGATAAATTGGACTCCCAACATTGCCAAGAAATAGGAACTTTAGAAATAAATTCTATTTTTTTGCAAATGTATATTAGATGCACTTTCACAAATCACTTTAACAATTCCTGTTTTAAACGAATGTTTGAGTTCATTTTCATTCATAAGCACAAGAATCATCCATTGTTGAGGATTTACAATTAAAAAGTAATAAGAGAGAGACTGATACTAACCCCGTCGAAGTACCCAATTTTAGGGGATGGCATTCGTAATCCTGATGGTTTCACAGGAGCCTGAAGGGCACTCACACGCGCTGAGGATTTTGTTGAACTGTTAACAGGCTGACCAAGCTCATGATTTCCTTGTCCATCTGCTAGTTGATTAGCAGAATGATTCCTTGGATCTCGAAGAATAGTGTCACTGCTTAACGATCTACAAGAATCCATCTCTAGACTGGTCCTTGAGTTACTAGATCTTTGGTTAATTACGGAACAAGAAGATGATACTGAAGACCATTCACTGATTGAACTAGCTGGTGAGACACCAGAGGAAATCTTAGTTGGCTTCACATAAGCCGAAAGAGTAGATGGTGATGGTTTGTTTCTCAATGTCCCTCTAGATGGAACTTTGGGGATAGGACTGGATGAAGCTGAAAAGGAGCTGCTGCTCTTGACTGGATTTCTTCTCACTGCCGCTAGTGAAGATTTTGCAGGGGCATTGGAGGACATACTATGGTAACTATTACTTGAAGTGTGGGACCTTGTAGATTGCACCCTGCTGGTAATCGAAGAACGCAATGAAGATGATTTGGATATCAATGCAGGCTTTGGCAAAGGCCTTTGAGAACCATTTAAGATGGAAGGTTTTGGTGGGTGAGCCGCCTTCTCTGAAACTGTCAATATCAAGATGATTACTAACGTAAACACTATTAAtcgatttaattatatattaatcatGTTCCAAAAGTAAATGACTTCTGTTCATTTCCGGTACCAAGTTTTGAGCTTCCACATTCGGATTTGGCACGATTTCTCCCCAATGTATCCTGCTTTATCGCTTCTGTCGAATCCAAAATTGACCTGCTGACAGCCTTGGGTGGCTTAGGTAATGAATTTGATTCACCATTTTTAGCTGTAGACTTCATCGATTAAAGAAACTGTTGGTGTCAGTCATGAATGAGAACAAGTTCTGTTGTctatgaaattaataaaataataatagtaacATTTCAACCATCTCAATAAAAGATggggaaattaaataaatgaaggCGATAGATCCGAAAGAACACAAAATTTTCAACATAATTGGCATCTCAGGTCTAATTACACAATGACGAAGCAAAATATCATCATGTTATTTGGAACATGAGAAGCAATTGTCAAAACAATATTCTTTTATAGTATATCAAAATAAGGATAAGCAAAAATAGGTTTCAAATATAAACTTGTCAGTTATGTTCATATTAGTTTGTGATCATGGGATGGTGGACTGGTAGCACCCAAAGTTCATTTCTTTGATTCGACATAATTTTAGATCAGATGTTTCAATGCAATCAAGTTTCAAGTCAAAAACTTACCTGTGCCACCTGTGAATGACCACCATCCTGCTTGACAGCTTTCGCAGACCCTAACTTTAACATATTCTGTTTTGGCTGACTTTTTGAGAGCCTAGTAGTTTGCAGACCACtgtttttctttgaagttgGTTCTGGATTCTGTTGCATTGCCATAGTACCCAATCATCAGAACCGGAATAGCTATTGTCAATAGATATCTTTTCAGACTGAAATACCAGGCTCACCTTAGTTTCAGAAGCAAGGTTGTCCTTTTGCAGAGCTGTTTATCGTAATTGTAGcagttcaaaaatattttaacatgcgAGATAAACAAGAAGACCACCAGTAGGTTGCATGAAATTATATTAGTTGAAGAATAATTTAATAAGCAAGGTAGGTTCACACATGATAAACATTAAGCAAAACTGGTCAACTGCAGTTCTAAAAGAATGTAAATAGTTTCCTTCAGACAAAAACCAAGGAATGGCAAAATTTCAAAGTTATGGAAACCAATATTGAGTTGGGACTTGGGACACAAATCAGTAAAATGTGCACTTCAGGCAACACGTATTTTTTCACCACGACTTTGATCTAAGCCTCCAAAACGTGTATTTCCTAGTTTAGTGCATTGATCTAAACATCTGGACAAATGAACTAAACTAGGAAATAcacattttttctattttttaaaaataaaaatgtattatatAACCTCGGCTCCTGCATGTCCATGGTATGTTCGTAAAAGAAACTTAAATTaccaatattatttaaaataatagctcATGACAAAACTAAACATAGCACCACGTAAACATATTGAATTTAATATTGTACTCTCTCTAACAGTGTCTACCTATAGGATTCAAAATCTTGCACATACTTGGTGTGTAAACCTCCAAAACTAAACAGCAATAGCGGAAACTAAAAGAGATGCCATACTCATAATAAGTGACATAAAAGATACTAGTCCTAAAGTTAGTTTCTCCCAACTGATTAATTAACTTAAAGACAACCAATCATTAAAGTGCATATCATTACAGGAAAATCCGAAACATCCCAATCAAGCACCTAGTGATCCGAAGAAAAATCCTTATAATACAGAAGGATATTAAAAAACTAAGATTATATAACTGTAAACTCACATGAAATGGCAGTGCTATCTGTCTCCATAGTTTCTATCTTCATGCTAGAGTTCGTTGAGTTGGACGTCTTTTTATTGGATCTCTGGATTGAAGCTCTAATGTCACCAAACAACTCATTTTCGAGACTATCTACAGTCAAAAGATCAGTTTCAAAAGAGGATATGGATTCATTTGACCCTGAAATATCTTCTTCAATTCTAGTCAATAATTGATTCTCTCTTTTTTCTGGTCCTTTGAGCATGGTGGATAATTCTTCTGGATCTAGAACACCTAAACATTGCAAAATATCTTAGCTGCAAGACTGCAAGTAGTGGATCGGACAGTTCCACAAACATTATTCACTTGAGCTTCAGTTGACAACTTAGTACCTGCACTAGTAAAGAAGGCACTGTCCCAGGCTAGACTTTTACGCAAGTTATACTTCCCTTTCCTGGGGATTATTTCGGGTTCCATTGTTTCATGAAGTATGGGAAATTGCTCGATGGCACAATAAGTGCCAGGTCTTTCTTcagcacttgcatctcctggcAAATTACGAGAGTCGTGttctgtcaaaaaaaaaaaacactatgTACCATTAGCAAACTGAGAAATAATCACTGATATCTTTATATGGCAGGGCCTACACATGATATTAATAGGTCATCGATACTGAATTCAGCAACAAAAAAACACTTTGTTCAGCCATATGACGAGGTAATCGTACTTCAATACGGTAAAACTACATACccgtgaaaaaaaaaaactaaatagtCCAATTCCAAACACATTTGTGGGATCCTAGTACCGTGTACTTTTACATACACAACCCAGGACGTACAACCAACACACACGTGGACGATCATCAACTTCACCGTCCCAATAAAAAGAAACATAAAAATTGCAGGAATCACGAAAAATACCTGAAAACTGAAAATCGTTTTGAGAAGAAAGATCGACGAGACTGATGTCTATGGCTTCGAAATCAGGATTCTCAGGCAAATCCATCTCCATTTTCGAAATAGATCAGAAACTACAAATCCTAGTACTGCGATCGTTAACTCGTAGGGTTTGATAGGAGAGTACAATGGGAAAAAGTACAAGTAGATTGAAGCCAGAGCGCAAAGGGGAAATTTTTTGAACTGCCTAACAGGCGGTTTTTCTGAATTATAAATTTAGAaggttttatatatattattataatatttttaaaaatatatatatattattatcacaaaactt from Primulina tabacum isolate GXHZ01 chromosome 3, ASM2559414v2, whole genome shotgun sequence encodes:
- the LOC142540190 gene encoding protein OSB2, chloroplastic-like, encoding MNLLTRAKASSYLYIPSPSPRKSLFFTNIITSIQQSNLYSTNTADSTQKTQQSSKPKTQKTSEPASSFSQRVKKQVEELTLWARPRDIPYQAKVANLVNIIGRVKIPVKFESSSDGKHWAATVISQDKNSLLIPVVFEGDLAHVVARHVKENDCVFVSGQLSVDPMRLVLSESLGKFHVVAENLNFVEGLKMTISNHARKNKEVSTSDVEIDKPFSPEAKKLEVYISSESGDDGGDSDASLNSGWRDSLEHSKMKSLGWKNERGSGKYAQDFVKPPVFDDSEAATPVQYLQGGKKGEMVFKANSKLDTGKEMSGETASKHKDGDSWRDLVINPLQWWDYRGHKSNGLVKEKFPDFKHKATGESLWINGAPEWVLAGLGKLEFDVKPVYAKKQPAGPTSDERKREERGDDSWKNLVENPDKWWDNRSNKKNPKAPDFKHKETGEVLWLNRTPDWALSRLPPL
- the LOC142540192 gene encoding uncharacterized protein LOC142540192 isoform X2; amino-acid sequence: MEMDLPENPDFEAIDISLVDLSSQNDFQFSEHDSRNLPGDASAEERPGTYCAIEQFPILHETMEPEIIPRKGKYNLRKSLAWDSAFFTSAGVLDPEELSTMLKGPEKRENQLLTRIEEDISGSNESISSFETDLLTVDSLENELFGDIRASIQRSNKKTSNSTNSSMKIETMETDSTAISSLQKDNLASETKNPEPTSKKNSGLQTTRLSKSQPKQNMLKLGSAKAVKQDGGHSQVAQVTKNGESNSLPKPPKAVSRSILDSTEAIKQDTLGRNRAKSECGSSKLVSEKAAHPPKPSILNGSQRPLPKPALISKSSSLRSSITSRVQSTRSHTSSNSYHSMSSNAPAKSSLAAVRRNPVKSSSSFSASSSPIPKVPSRGTLRNKPSPSTLSAYVKPTKISSGVSPASSISEWSSVSSSCSVINQRSSNSRTSLEMDSCRSLSSDTILRDPRNHSANQLADGQGNHELGQPVNSSTKSSARVSALQAPVKPSGLRMPSPKIGYFDGVKSSVCTPKRTLQSPSSLHTVIPKSGSAACSPNRGSNIKLKSYKTSTARTVSAGANIKPNSPKAVITTSFHTCVLTDEKDSPIWSIKGKDYKTGESCSEAQKQAVDAGAGSGAVVNGNLAGLNNETGFNANKNMEFEGVKIPLVEGINPSGCIGWRVGEGVRVEQNHPENKPHQTCNIGDKENHHAKDPGEMLKGLTLDVNPYIPSSMAEILKEISDYASISPKTATESCSSQIPICSQEWFL
- the LOC142540192 gene encoding uncharacterized protein LOC142540192 isoform X1; protein product: MEMDLPENPDFEAIDISLVDLSSQNDFQFSEHDSRNLPGDASAEERPGTYCAIEQFPILHETMEPEIIPRKGKYNLRKSLAWDSAFFTSAGVLDPEELSTMLKGPEKRENQLLTRIEEDISGSNESISSFETDLLTVDSLENELFGDIRASIQRSNKKTSNSTNSSMKIETMETDSTAISSLQKDNLASETKNPEPTSKKNSGLQTTRLSKSQPKQNMLKLGSAKAVKQDGGHSQVAQSTAKNGESNSLPKPPKAVSRSILDSTEAIKQDTLGRNRAKSECGSSKLVSEKAAHPPKPSILNGSQRPLPKPALISKSSSLRSSITSRVQSTRSHTSSNSYHSMSSNAPAKSSLAAVRRNPVKSSSSFSASSSPIPKVPSRGTLRNKPSPSTLSAYVKPTKISSGVSPASSISEWSSVSSSCSVINQRSSNSRTSLEMDSCRSLSSDTILRDPRNHSANQLADGQGNHELGQPVNSSTKSSARVSALQAPVKPSGLRMPSPKIGYFDGVKSSVCTPKRTLQSPSSLHTVIPKSGSAACSPNRGSNIKLKSYKTSTARTVSAGANIKPNSPKAVITTSFHTCVLTDEKDSPIWSIKGKDYKTGESCSEAQKQAVDAGAGSGAVVNGNLAGLNNETGFNANKNMEFEGVKIPLVEGINPSGCIGWRVGEGVRVEQNHPENKPHQTCNIGDKENHHAKDPGEMLKGLTLDVNPYIPSSMAEILKEISDYASISPKTATESCSSQIPICSQEWFL